A part of Paraliobacillus zengyii genomic DNA contains:
- a CDS encoding RidA family protein, with amino-acid sequence MTLKKIQTDQAPQAIGPYSQAMDLGDLVFVSGQIPLDPESMEVVTGDITVQTEQVMRNLQAILTEAGLTFANVAKFTIYITNMDDFSAINTAYAKFLTEPYPARATVEVSKLPKGVNVEMDVIAKR; translated from the coding sequence ATGACACTAAAAAAAATCCAAACTGACCAAGCGCCACAAGCGATTGGACCGTACTCTCAAGCAATGGACTTAGGTGATCTTGTCTTTGTATCAGGACAGATACCTCTAGATCCAGAATCGATGGAAGTGGTGACAGGAGATATTACGGTGCAAACGGAACAGGTTATGAGAAATTTACAAGCGATTTTAACAGAAGCAGGACTTACGTTTGCAAACGTAGCGAAGTTTACTATTTATATAACAAATATGGATGATTTTTCGGCAATTAATACTGCCTATGCTAAGTTTTTAACAGAACCATATCCTGCAAGAGCAACGGTAGAAGTTAGTAAGTTACCTAAAGGTGTTAACGTTGAAATGGATGTTATTGCAAAACGATAG
- a CDS encoding YesL family protein: MNAKDLVTTLDRVMYWVMQLALLNFLFILFSVSGLIIVGIFPATVATLGVTRKWIMGQYEIKVWTTFKRIFREEFISSNIIGWILTLIGGIFYLNYRIIAESQGDMFFIVPFAFYLVIFLYLVVVVWVFPLNVHNYASVLQQFKNAFIVGITKLPITITMMLLLFSFMFFSLEYPVLLIFFTFSLSATVWMWLSMRVFSKVLADKEE; this comes from the coding sequence ATGAATGCAAAAGATCTTGTCACAACTTTAGATAGAGTGATGTATTGGGTAATGCAATTGGCACTTTTAAATTTTCTTTTTATACTGTTTTCAGTTTCTGGCTTGATTATAGTCGGAATTTTTCCTGCTACAGTTGCAACGTTAGGTGTTACTAGAAAGTGGATAATGGGACAGTATGAAATAAAGGTATGGACAACATTTAAGCGAATATTTCGCGAAGAATTTATTTCTTCTAACATTATAGGTTGGATATTAACTTTAATTGGCGGGATTTTTTATTTAAATTATCGGATTATCGCAGAATCACAAGGTGATATGTTCTTTATCGTTCCTTTTGCATTCTATTTAGTTATTTTTCTGTACCTTGTTGTTGTGGTCTGGGTTTTCCCATTAAATGTACATAACTATGCTAGTGTTCTCCAACAATTTAAAAATGCATTTATTGTAGGAATAACAAAGTTACCTATCACGATTACAATGATGCTATTATTATTTTCTTTTATGTTTTTCTCGTTAGAATATCCAGTGTTACTAATTTTCTTTACATTTAGTTTAAGTGCAACAGTGTGGATGTGGTTATCCATGCGAGTTTTTTCTAAGGTATTAGCTGATAAAGAAGAGTAG
- a CDS encoding DUF1002 domain-containing protein: MKRFKTLLIVFIIAMLSATSVMASTDDSTSIDEKNGLPRVVYGDALSDEQVREVQNLLNVNDPAMVEEYTVTGEDLANYIGGDASSNMYSSAKITKKNEGHGLVINIVNPDNITEVTNEMYANALLTAGVEDAEVDVASPVKVSGHSALTGIYKAFNVDGESLDKDRMEVANEELEIATDLADESGMDKEKVSELLTEIKQQISEQNPATREEVEQIVQEQLDNLNIELSDEDRQMLTDLFEKMRSINIDFGNVSSQLEDIASDIKNKIQDVTSNPGFWEGVKNFFVSMMDSLRDIFAAE; this comes from the coding sequence ATGAAGCGTTTTAAAACACTTTTAATCGTTTTTATCATCGCAATGTTAAGTGCTACTTCTGTAATGGCTAGTACAGATGATTCAACTAGTATTGATGAAAAGAATGGATTGCCTCGAGTTGTTTATGGGGATGCCTTATCTGATGAACAAGTTAGAGAAGTGCAGAACTTGTTGAATGTTAATGATCCTGCAATGGTAGAAGAGTACACTGTTACAGGAGAAGATCTAGCGAATTATATTGGTGGAGATGCAAGTTCAAATATGTATTCATCAGCTAAAATAACGAAAAAAAATGAAGGTCATGGTTTAGTCATTAATATTGTTAATCCAGACAACATTACCGAAGTTACTAATGAAATGTATGCAAATGCTTTATTAACTGCAGGTGTTGAAGATGCAGAAGTAGACGTAGCTTCACCGGTGAAAGTGAGTGGTCATTCAGCTTTAACTGGTATTTATAAGGCGTTTAATGTTGATGGGGAATCTTTGGACAAGGACCGTATGGAAGTAGCAAATGAAGAATTAGAAATAGCCACTGATTTAGCGGATGAATCAGGTATGGATAAGGAAAAGGTTAGCGAGTTATTAACCGAGATAAAACAACAAATTTCTGAACAGAATCCGGCTACAAGAGAAGAAGTTGAACAAATTGTCCAAGAACAATTAGATAACTTGAATATTGAGTTAAGTGATGAAGATCGCCAAATGCTAACTGATCTGTTTGAAAAAATGCGTTCAATTAATATCGATTTTGGAAATGTCTCTAGTCAATTAGAAGATATAGCAAGTGATATTAAGAATAAGATTCAAGATGTAACGAGTAATCCTGGTTTTTGGGAAGGCGTTAAAAACTTCTTCGTAAGTATGATGGACAGTTTAAGAGATATATTTGCAGCTGAATAA
- a CDS encoding carbohydrate ABC transporter permease, which yields MNSKSKGNGIKWLATIGFAFVSLIALFPIIGLLISSFRPSSDLMRDGISFSIDLTKLNFDNYAYIFQEASQYWSWYGNSLIISGMTIILSLFFSSMVGYALAVYEFKGRNLFFVLVLLILMIPFEILMLPLYQLMVSAQIVDTYFAVVLPLIVAPVAVFFFRQFALGLPKELMDAARIDGSTEYGIFFRIMLPLMGPSLAAMAILQGLASWNNFLWPLLVLRSNSMFTLPIGLATLLTPYGNNYDILIAGSVLTIIPIIILFIFFQRYFVAGLTSGGVKG from the coding sequence ATGAACTCGAAAAGTAAAGGTAACGGAATAAAGTGGCTTGCGACGATAGGTTTTGCTTTTGTTTCTTTAATTGCTTTATTTCCAATTATCGGACTATTGATTTCGTCATTTAGACCATCATCTGATCTAATGAGAGATGGTATCTCCTTCAGTATCGATTTAACTAAATTAAATTTTGATAACTATGCGTACATCTTTCAAGAAGCATCTCAATACTGGTCTTGGTATGGTAATAGTTTAATTATTTCAGGAATGACAATTATTTTATCATTGTTCTTCTCCTCAATGGTTGGATATGCATTGGCGGTATACGAGTTTAAAGGAAGAAATCTATTCTTTGTTCTTGTATTGTTAATCCTTATGATACCATTTGAAATTTTGATGCTTCCATTATACCAATTGATGGTAAGTGCACAAATTGTAGATACTTATTTTGCTGTAGTGCTTCCGTTAATCGTTGCGCCAGTGGCAGTATTCTTTTTCAGACAATTTGCTTTAGGTTTACCGAAGGAACTGATGGATGCAGCGAGAATTGATGGCAGTACTGAATATGGCATATTTTTCAGAATTATGCTACCATTAATGGGTCCTTCATTGGCTGCGATGGCAATATTACAAGGTCTTGCTAGTTGGAACAACTTCTTGTGGCCATTATTAGTATTGCGCTCAAATAGCATGTTTACATTACCAATTGGTTTGGCAACATTATTAACACCGTATGGTAATAATTATGATATATTAATTGCAGGTTCTGTGTTAACTATCATTCCGATTATTATATTGTTCATATTCTTCCAACGATATTTCGTTGCAGGACTGACTTCAGGTGGAGTAAAAGGATAA
- a CDS encoding secondary thiamine-phosphate synthase enzyme YjbQ → MEHTFYLNTKNHDEMIEVTSSIEDWIANQQIKDGIIIISSLHTTAGITINENADPDVKTDFLRRLEEVYPWEHLKDLHMEGNTAAHLKTSTVGHAQTLVISNSKLVLGTWQGVYFCEFDGPRNRKFHAKVIQG, encoded by the coding sequence ATGGAACACACTTTTTATTTAAATACGAAGAATCACGATGAAATGATTGAGGTCACGTCAAGTATTGAAGATTGGATTGCTAATCAGCAAATTAAAGATGGAATAATTATTATTTCCTCCTTGCATACCACAGCTGGGATTACTATTAATGAGAACGCGGATCCAGACGTTAAAACAGACTTTCTTAGGAGATTGGAAGAAGTGTATCCTTGGGAACATCTAAAAGATTTGCATATGGAAGGAAATACTGCAGCTCACTTAAAAACAAGTACAGTGGGACATGCACAAACATTGGTCATTTCTAACAGTAAACTCGTACTCGGAACTTGGCAAGGCGTATATTTCTGTGAATTTGATGGACCACGTAATAGAAAATTTCACGCAAAAGTAATCCAAGGTTAA
- a CDS encoding DUF6241 domain-containing protein: MKIFGWTISILIVLLIGVVGYFGFIVYQDFANEDDETVEEVADSEETQEVTELSEEKFENNEGSELNPFGDSVTQEQLDDEDYQEYIHQMSHQKVIADEKWGFYLITDERINWLIEGLDQVELGETESIYGAILKRWANADFSQIDQDHNTIWRLQGGTIGKATGVMSESEEEAFINNEQ, translated from the coding sequence TTGAAAATTTTCGGATGGACAATTTCTATATTAATCGTGCTTTTAATTGGTGTGGTTGGTTACTTTGGTTTTATTGTATACCAAGACTTTGCTAATGAAGATGATGAGACAGTGGAGGAAGTTGCTGATAGTGAAGAGACACAAGAAGTAACAGAACTCTCGGAGGAAAAATTTGAAAATAACGAAGGATCTGAATTGAATCCGTTTGGTGATAGCGTTACACAAGAACAACTTGATGACGAAGATTATCAAGAATATATTCATCAGATGTCCCATCAAAAAGTTATAGCAGATGAAAAATGGGGATTTTACTTAATAACAGATGAACGAATTAATTGGTTAATAGAAGGGCTTGACCAAGTAGAATTGGGCGAAACAGAATCAATTTATGGGGCAATTCTAAAACGCTGGGCAAACGCAGATTTTTCGCAAATAGATCAAGACCATAATACAATTTGGAGATTACAAGGTGGTACGATTGGTAAGGCTACCGGGGTAATGAGTGAATCAGAGGAAGAAGCTTTTATAAATAATGAACAATAG